The segment ATTACCATTATTGCCGCTGAGAATATCATTTCCACTGCGTCCTTTTAAAGCAATATTATTGCCAAGAATCCCAGTCATGATGTCGTTACCATCTGTACCTTTAATTTCATTTTGATAGAAATTCCCGCCGCTTTCGTATCCCTGAGAACTGATGGAAAAATTGCCAGTTACTGGGCTATAATTGGAATAATTTACAGGTTGACCGCTCGAAAAACCCATCTCATAACCGCTTTGATAGCCGCTTTCGTAACCAGAATTGCTGTAACTACTATTGTAGCTTTGATAGCCGCTTTCGTAACCAGAATTGCTGTCACCACTGTTGTAACTGCTGTCATAGCCACTTTCGTAACCAGAATTGCTGTCACCACTTTTGTAACTGCTGTCATAGCCACTTTCGTAACCAGAATTGCTGTCACCACTTTCGCCACTCTCTTTGATGGAGAGTTGGTATCTCTCCGATGACGCTATATTTACATCTATCGAATTATCTTTTGTGAGATATGACTGTCCCACGCCTGTCCAAATTTTAGTTTCGTTACTCATTGTCAAATCCTTGTTGTTTAACTTATCTATTTGCATTGTGACAAATAAAAGTAAAGAACTCGGAAAGACATAAAATTTATTTCAACTGCCTCTAAGACTTCCTCAACCTAAACATCAGCCCATTTTCGGAGCAAATTAGCAATGCTTTTGGACAGCAAGTCAAACTCCGCCGTCTTTCCAGACTTCTGAAAGAGGATATCGCGAACCGTATCCAAATCAAATAGGATTTCTCGATTGTGAGCATCCCTAACTAAACTCTGCACCCAAGTCACCGCCGCCAATCTCTCACCTTCAGTGACAGGTTCCACGCGGTGCAAAGTTGTAGTAGGATAAACAACCATCGAGCCAGCATCGAGTTTAAAAGCTTGTTCGCCTTGGGTACTTTCAATCACCAATTCCCCGCCCGCGTAAGTTGCAGGATCGCTGAGAAATAAAGTGAGAGACAAATCCGATCGCGTAAGTTCTTCATCTCCCATAATTGCATTATCAATATGTGTCCCGTAGTACATTCCTACCTGATATCGACTAAAGATAATCGGACGAATTACTTTCGGGCGAGCCACTATTTGAAATAAAGAATTGCGTTTGAGTGCTTGATTGACTAGACTTCTAATTTCTTGAGTCGGAGTCGCATCATTTTTTAATTGATCGTTATTTTTTACTTGTTTGGCGTACCCACCTGCGGTTAACTTTCCATCTACAAACTCAGCATTTTTGAGACTATTGATAATTAACTTTAATTCTTCGGCATTCAAAATATTAGCCATACAGATAATCATTGCGGACACTCCTGCAGGTTGCTAGTGAATTCGCATTGTAGCAATAAGGTAATGTCTGTGCAAACAATTTTTAGATTTTTTCCCTCTTTCCGAGTTCTTTACTTTTGTGTGGGATAGTACAAGTAATCACCCACAATAAGGATTTTTGAAAGATGCAAAATAAAACTAAGATTTGGCTCGGCGTTGGAGCTTGTGTTTTAACTTCTGTTGCTGCTAGCGCGATCGCATCTCAGAATGATAGCAGTGTTAATCAATTGTCTCCGATTTCTTTTTTAAGTAATGCCGCTAATGCTGCTAATTCATCGGTTAGCGACAGCAATTCGGTTAAACCGATCGTCTTAATGAGTAGTAGCGGTGCCGAAAAAGGAGAAAGTGGAGAAAAAGGAGAAAGTGGAGAAAAAGGAGAAAGTGGAGAAAAAGGAGAATCTGGGAAGAAGAGTTAAGGTTTTTTATTAATATCAAATTTTAAGTTACTGAGGGGAATTTTACCTGAAAACAGCTACCTACCCCTAGCTGACTGGTAACGCTAATTTCTCCTCGGTGACTTTGAACAATAGATTGGGCGATCGCCAATCCCATCCCTAAACCTCCTTCCCGGCAACTTCGGGCTCGATCCGCTCTCCAAAACCTGTCAAAAACTAATTTAACATCTTCGGGAGCAATGCCAATCCCAGTATCCTGTACACTAACAATTGCTAAGCGACCTTGACTTCTAAGAGAAACAGTCACAATGCCGCCCGTTGGTGTATAATGAATTGCATTTCCGATCAAGTTGGAAAACAAACGAGTTAGCTGCGATCCGTCTCCCATTACAGACGTGTCGATGCCTAAATTTGATTTGAGAGTAATTTGTTTTTCTTGAGCTTGCAGTTCCCAAAAATCGAGTAAATCTTCTAACAATTCATCTAACGGAACGGCTACCCACTCGCGGGTGATGGTTGTAGCAGCAGCATCTATTCTAGTTAATAAAAGTAAGTC is part of the Microcoleus sp. bin38.metabat.b11b12b14.051 genome and harbors:
- a CDS encoding Fe2+-dependent dioxygenase, with protein sequence MANILNAEELKLIINSLKNAEFVDGKLTAGGYAKQVKNNDQLKNDATPTQEIRSLVNQALKRNSLFQIVARPKVIRPIIFSRYQVGMYYGTHIDNAIMGDEELTRSDLSLTLFLSDPATYAGGELVIESTQGEQAFKLDAGSMVVYPTTTLHRVEPVTEGERLAAVTWVQSLVRDAHNREILFDLDTVRDILFQKSGKTAEFDLLSKSIANLLRKWADV